One genomic window of bacterium includes the following:
- a CDS encoding DegV family protein: MDRRLGSALVKGYERLAAWSDLLDAINVFPVADADTGRNLRVSLAPLRLLPDRPGEAARRILGAATGNAGNIAAAFLRPLLEAQAPEDLAAAVRRGAGEARRAVADPKPGTMLTLLDDLAGALPPGSVPPSDWDAEDIVEVLEKSVAATATILPEMSRAGVVDAGALGMFIFVETLLHELAGRGEARPVTERFSTGLAVAERWRPEEAQAGYCVSTLVGSDRDADEARELLGTLGESVVVSEGTGGVKIHLHTGDRDALRRGLAQIGPVISWREERIAAAAVPAARASQAVHVMTDAAGSIGAEDAASLGITVLDSYLVLGDQSWPETLVAPETLYEAMAGGTRVSTAQASVFQRHQSYLSAVSRHRHVLYLCVGSYYTGNVAAATSWQAANDPEGRLSIVDTGTAAGRLGIVALAAARHACAGHGVEAVREFARAALAHAQEFIFLDQLKFLAAGGRISKTQGFFGDLLRMKPVVSPLAEGAVKVGVVHRREDQVAFARGRLEAALPPGSAPLILLQYSDNRPWVEEVAAREVRALLPRASILVRPLSLTSGAHMGPGTWAIAFLPEAFT; the protein is encoded by the coding sequence ATGGACCGGCGCCTCGGCAGCGCCCTTGTCAAGGGGTACGAGCGCCTCGCGGCCTGGTCGGACCTGCTCGACGCGATCAACGTCTTTCCCGTGGCCGACGCCGACACCGGCCGCAACCTCAGGGTCAGCCTCGCGCCGCTGCGCCTGCTGCCGGACCGTCCCGGGGAGGCGGCCCGGCGGATCCTCGGGGCGGCGACGGGCAACGCCGGCAACATCGCGGCCGCCTTCCTCCGGCCCCTTCTCGAGGCACAGGCCCCCGAAGACCTGGCCGCGGCCGTGCGCCGAGGGGCGGGCGAGGCGCGCCGCGCCGTGGCAGACCCCAAGCCGGGCACCATGCTCACGCTGCTCGACGACCTCGCCGGCGCCCTGCCGCCCGGGTCGGTGCCGCCGTCGGATTGGGACGCGGAAGACATCGTCGAGGTCCTGGAGAAGAGCGTGGCCGCGACCGCCACGATCCTCCCCGAGATGTCCCGCGCGGGCGTGGTGGACGCCGGCGCCCTCGGCATGTTCATCTTCGTCGAGACCCTCCTCCACGAGCTTGCGGGGCGCGGCGAGGCGCGTCCGGTGACCGAGCGCTTCAGCACAGGGCTCGCGGTGGCCGAGCGTTGGCGCCCGGAGGAGGCGCAGGCCGGCTACTGCGTCAGCACCCTGGTGGGGTCCGACAGGGACGCGGACGAAGCGCGGGAGCTGCTGGGCACGTTGGGCGAGAGCGTGGTGGTCAGCGAGGGGACCGGCGGCGTGAAGATCCACCTGCACACCGGCGACCGGGACGCGCTGCGGCGCGGGCTGGCCCAGATCGGTCCCGTGATCTCCTGGCGCGAGGAGCGGATCGCCGCTGCGGCCGTCCCAGCCGCGCGCGCATCGCAGGCCGTGCACGTCATGACGGATGCGGCCGGCTCGATCGGCGCGGAGGACGCCGCCTCCCTCGGCATCACCGTCCTGGACAGCTACCTGGTGCTGGGCGACCAGTCCTGGCCCGAGACGCTGGTGGCCCCGGAGACCCTCTACGAGGCCATGGCCGGCGGGACGAGGGTCTCCACGGCGCAGGCGTCGGTGTTCCAGAGGCACCAGAGCTACCTGAGCGCCGTCAGCCGCCACCGGCACGTGCTCTACCTCTGCGTCGGGTCGTACTACACGGGCAACGTCGCGGCGGCGACGTCCTGGCAGGCGGCGAACGACCCGGAGGGGCGGCTGAGCATCGTCGACACCGGAACCGCCGCCGGCCGCCTGGGCATCGTCGCGCTGGCCGCCGCCCGCCACGCCTGCGCGGGCCACGGCGTCGAGGCGGTGCGGGAGTTCGCCCGCGCGGCGCTCGCGCACGCCCAGGAGTTCATCTTCCTCGACCAGCTCAAGTTCCTGGCCGCCGGCGGGCGGATCTCGAAGACCCAGGGCTTCTTTGGCGATCTCCTGCGCATGAAGCCGGTCGTCTCGCCGCTGGCCGAGGGCGCGGTCAAGGTGGGGGTGGTCCACCGGCGCGAGGACCAGGTGGCGTTCGCCCGCGGCAGGCTCGAGGCGGCGCTTCCCCCCGGGTCCGCGCCGCTGATCCTGTTGCAGTACTCCGACAACCGGCCCTGGGTCGAGGAGGTCGCCGCCCGGGAGGTGCGCGCGCTGCTGCCGCGCGCCTCGATCCTGGTGCGCCCCCTCTCCCTGACCTCCGGCGCCCACATGGGACCGGGCACCTGGGCGATCGCCTTC
- a CDS encoding thioesterase family protein, with product MGAVYELRMRVPFHDVDPLRIVWHGNYLKYFDVARFGLFAERGVDLYAYMIEKGYAFPVTRTALKHIAPLRAFDEFVCRAAVTEAQYKIGMSFEIRKVDGGILCARGTSEQLAVRYATMEMEFTIPEDIRQALGF from the coding sequence ATGGGAGCGGTCTACGAACTGCGGATGAGGGTCCCGTTCCACGATGTGGACCCCCTGCGCATCGTGTGGCACGGCAACTACCTGAAGTACTTCGACGTGGCGCGCTTCGGCCTCTTCGCGGAGCGCGGCGTCGATCTCTACGCCTACATGATCGAGAAGGGGTACGCCTTCCCGGTGACGCGCACGGCCCTCAAGCACATCGCCCCGCTGCGGGCCTTCGACGAGTTCGTCTGCCGGGCCGCCGTGACTGAGGCGCAGTACAAGATCGGCATGTCCTTCGAGATCCGCAAGGTCGACGGCGGCATCCTCTGCGCCCGCGGCACCAGCGAGCAGCTCGCGGTGCGCTACGCGACGATGGAGATGGAGTTCACGATCCCCGAAGACATCCGGCAGGCGCTGGGATTCTGA
- a CDS encoding DUF4410 domain-containing protein, whose protein sequence is MRSGVNSASRLSGLVILGAVLVGCAGGQQSARQETSPQSTAASTVQKLSRKYSQVVFSGVEVPPQIAKDYPEAADHCRDGAIAELRKKGLFDKVEAASGEQTYGSDTLVVRTKIEDMRLVSRSARFWGGAFAGKSSMTLNVELVEAGTGNALGTQKLSSSNNAWGASWTFGSSDASLPSDMGAVVAEYVASVMPN, encoded by the coding sequence ATGAGAAGTGGCGTGAATTCCGCCTCTCGCTTGTCAGGTCTAGTCATCCTCGGGGCCGTGCTGGTCGGGTGTGCGGGGGGGCAACAGTCAGCACGCCAGGAAACCTCTCCACAGTCGACTGCAGCGAGCACCGTCCAGAAGCTGAGCAGAAAGTACTCTCAGGTTGTCTTCAGCGGTGTTGAGGTCCCTCCCCAGATCGCCAAGGACTATCCGGAAGCTGCCGATCATTGCAGGGACGGCGCAATTGCCGAACTGAGGAAGAAGGGCTTGTTTGACAAGGTTGAAGCGGCTTCCGGGGAGCAGACCTACGGCAGCGATACACTCGTGGTGCGGACGAAGATCGAGGATATGCGATTGGTCAGCCGTTCCGCCCGCTTCTGGGGCGGTGCCTTCGCCGGGAAATCCAGCATGACGTTGAATGTGGAACTGGTGGAGGCGGGAACCGGGAATGCCCTGGGCACGCAAAAACTGTCAAGTTCGAACAATGCCTGGGGTGCATCCTGGACGTTTGGCAGCAGCGACGCCTCCCTGCCCTCCGACATGGGCGCTGTCGTCGCGGAGTATGTTGCCTCCGTCATGCCCAATTGA
- a CDS encoding NAD(P)/FAD-dependent oxidoreductase: MRRLRHEGGKALVIGSGIGGLSAGIILARLGFDVTVLEKNRQPGGMMRSYVRQGVHCNVGVHYLGALDEGQILRRCFDYLGITGELPLVRMGTEGPVDRYLFTNPGLGIATFDMPAGFEAYEAALGAAFPDQGRQIDALMELLRRSAVQFDRLDFLYSSEPTQHWLEQTAPLGGILEGLGCRPGLRAVFGLPSVLIGVPPADCPHFYHTMTLASYLSSSWRLGSNGAHMADVCARRLAALGGTVRTGDGVARIRTGGGGVQGVTLASGERVDAPLVVSTLHPKAMVELLAPESTQCSYRERILGLTDTRSVAAVHALVPAERRPAMAHNLYAVQTDAVGDARDLMYLQLRPSERPDQNLLSVLTSGHEELWQPWQHTLSGRRGDDYLQAKTDFGGRVIAEAEKIIGPLGDARLLDVSTPLTIRDWVASPGGSAYGVMRSTGQMLSAALLNRTSLRGLFLAGQSVLAPGILGTILGSLATVQFIVGPERFRREVRV; this comes from the coding sequence ATGAGAAGACTGCGACACGAAGGGGGAAAGGCGCTCGTCATCGGCTCCGGCATCGGCGGCCTGAGCGCCGGCATCATCCTGGCGCGGCTGGGCTTCGACGTCACGGTGCTGGAGAAGAACCGGCAGCCCGGCGGGATGATGCGCAGCTACGTGCGCCAGGGCGTGCACTGCAACGTCGGCGTGCACTACCTGGGCGCCCTGGACGAGGGGCAGATCCTGCGGCGCTGCTTCGACTACCTGGGCATCACGGGCGAGCTGCCGCTGGTGCGCATGGGCACGGAGGGGCCCGTCGACCGCTATCTGTTCACCAACCCGGGCCTCGGCATCGCCACGTTCGACATGCCGGCCGGTTTCGAGGCCTACGAGGCCGCCCTGGGGGCCGCATTTCCGGACCAGGGACGCCAGATCGACGCCCTGATGGAGCTGCTGCGCCGCAGCGCCGTCCAGTTCGACCGCCTGGATTTTCTCTACTCTTCCGAGCCGACGCAGCACTGGCTCGAGCAGACCGCACCTCTCGGAGGCATACTCGAGGGCCTCGGCTGCCGGCCGGGGCTGCGGGCGGTGTTCGGCCTGCCGTCGGTCCTGATCGGGGTCCCGCCCGCGGACTGCCCCCACTTCTATCACACGATGACGCTGGCGAGTTATCTCTCCTCGTCGTGGCGCCTGGGCAGCAACGGCGCGCACATGGCCGACGTCTGCGCCCGGCGCCTGGCCGCCCTGGGCGGCACGGTTCGCACGGGGGATGGGGTGGCGCGCATTCGGACGGGCGGCGGCGGCGTGCAGGGCGTCACCCTGGCGTCGGGGGAGCGCGTCGACGCGCCCCTCGTCGTCAGCACGCTGCACCCCAAGGCCATGGTGGAGCTGCTGGCCCCCGAGAGCACCCAGTGCTCCTACCGGGAACGCATCCTGGGCCTCACGGACACGCGGAGCGTGGCGGCAGTGCACGCCCTCGTGCCGGCCGAGCGGCGGCCGGCCATGGCGCACAATCTCTACGCGGTCCAGACCGACGCCGTCGGCGACGCCCGGGACCTGATGTACCTGCAATTGCGCCCGAGCGAACGGCCGGACCAGAATCTGCTTTCCGTGCTCACCTCCGGCCACGAGGAGTTGTGGCAGCCTTGGCAGCACACGCTCAGCGGCCGCCGGGGCGACGATTACCTGCAGGCCAAGACGGACTTCGGCGGTCGCGTCATCGCCGAGGCGGAGAAGATCATCGGCCCCCTGGGCGACGCGCGCCTCCTGGATGTCTCCACGCCCCTGACCATCCGGGACTGGGTCGCGAGCCCCGGCGGCTCGGCCTACGGCGTGATGCGCTCCACCGGGCAGATGCTCTCGGCCGCCCTGCTCAACCGCACCTCCCTGCGCGGCCTCTTCCTGGCCGGCCAGAGCGTCCTGGCTCCCGGCATCCTGGGCACGATCCTGGGGTCGCTGGCCACGGTGCAGTTCATCGTCGGCCCGGAGCGCTTCCGCCGCGAGGTCCGCGTGTAG
- a CDS encoding polysaccharide deacetylase family protein — MQASSGARRSLTLAERSGLAALALAVVLLPLSARVALVPPALFLVLCLAAPLFPAFSFFLPIVSRGCSGRPAVALTFDDGPDPQTTSRLLDLLARHGAPATFFITGQKAQSHPGLVRAILDAGHTVGNHSYSHDNLIMFKSTGALVREIEGAQEVFRQLGFRPLAFRPPVGVTNPRLAAALARTGLYVVNFSRRAADRGNRSVTRLSRRILERLRSEDIIMLHDVAPRDPAGADVWLSEVDRILAGIRAQGLAVLPLGELIQRPVMATP, encoded by the coding sequence ATGCAAGCCTCCAGCGGCGCTCGACGCAGCCTCACCCTGGCCGAACGCTCCGGCCTGGCCGCGCTGGCGCTGGCGGTCGTGCTGCTGCCTTTGAGCGCGCGCGTGGCCCTCGTCCCGCCCGCGCTGTTCCTGGTGCTGTGCCTGGCGGCGCCGCTCTTCCCGGCGTTCAGCTTCTTCCTGCCCATCGTCAGCCGCGGGTGCTCCGGCCGGCCGGCGGTGGCCCTCACCTTCGACGACGGGCCGGACCCGCAGACCACCTCCCGGCTGCTGGATCTCCTGGCCCGTCACGGCGCGCCGGCCACGTTCTTCATCACCGGGCAGAAGGCGCAGAGTCATCCCGGGCTGGTCCGCGCCATCCTCGATGCGGGGCACACCGTCGGCAACCACTCGTACAGCCACGACAACCTGATCATGTTCAAGAGCACCGGCGCCCTGGTCCGGGAGATCGAAGGCGCGCAGGAGGTCTTCCGGCAGCTCGGCTTCCGGCCGCTGGCCTTCCGGCCCCCGGTGGGCGTCACCAACCCGCGGCTGGCCGCCGCCCTGGCGCGCACGGGCCTCTACGTCGTCAACTTCAGCAGGCGCGCCGCCGACCGCGGCAACCGCAGCGTCACCCGCCTCTCCCGGCGCATCCTCGAGCGCCTGCGGTCGGAGGACATCATCATGCTGCACGACGTCGCGCCCAGGGACCCTGCCGGCGCCGACGTCTGGCTCTCGGAGGTGGACCGCATCCTCGCGGGCATCCGGGCGCAGGGCCTGGCGGTCCTGCCGCTGGGAGAACTCATACAGCGCCCCGTCATGGCGACCCCATGA
- a CDS encoding glycosyltransferase → MSMVAGWEFFDKIYCISLAERPDRRAEAAAQFAGVGLADRVEFVVVPRHPTDREQGCYESHLQCMARGLAAGARRMLIFEDDIFFDGFSAAALERCTAFLAAEPDWHLFFLGCMVKSSGRTPFPGVIRVRYRSLTHAYAISGRFAERLMARPWRGVPYDDFLRDLRDERAFALYPSFAFQSNSPSDNERYLPLDRVRRLLGGLRNLQKLDAFYHRNRWAIIGAHLMALLVLILAI, encoded by the coding sequence GTGAGCATGGTGGCAGGCTGGGAATTCTTTGACAAGATCTACTGCATCTCGCTGGCCGAGCGGCCCGACCGCCGCGCCGAGGCCGCGGCTCAGTTCGCCGGGGTCGGCCTGGCCGACCGGGTCGAGTTCGTCGTCGTGCCGAGGCACCCCACCGACCGCGAGCAGGGCTGCTACGAGTCGCACCTGCAGTGCATGGCCAGGGGACTGGCCGCCGGCGCCAGGCGGATGCTGATCTTCGAGGACGACATCTTCTTCGATGGCTTCAGCGCCGCGGCCCTGGAGCGCTGCACCGCGTTTCTCGCCGCCGAACCGGACTGGCACCTGTTCTTCCTCGGCTGCATGGTCAAGTCCAGCGGGCGCACGCCATTCCCGGGCGTGATCCGGGTACGCTATCGCAGCCTGACGCACGCCTACGCGATCAGCGGGCGGTTCGCCGAGCGCCTCATGGCGCGCCCCTGGCGCGGCGTGCCCTACGATGACTTCCTGAGGGACCTGAGGGACGAACGCGCGTTCGCCCTCTATCCCTCCTTCGCCTTCCAGAGCAATTCGCCCTCCGACAACGAGCGCTACCTTCCCCTGGACCGCGTGCGCCGGCTGCTGGGCGGGCTGCGGAACCTGCAGAAGCTGGACGCCTTCTACCACCGCAACCGCTGGGCCATCATCGGCGCGCACCTCATGGCGCTGCTGGTGCTCATCCTGGCGATCTGA